The Coffea arabica cultivar ET-39 chromosome 4e, Coffea Arabica ET-39 HiFi, whole genome shotgun sequence genome includes a window with the following:
- the LOC140005643 gene encoding uncharacterized protein encodes MSVAEYEVQFTKLSRFAPELIATEQRRVRRFVQGLNVEIQEGLAAVRIDTFADAVERAQRVEVARTQVKSFQAKKRFAPSSSREPTFGNALPAKVGRGISGVANPGAPRSTLARGTGARNAGGRNNGAGGGSIGRGQSRNTSQGGRAIIPQVTCAYCKKPGHTMDGCWRKQGKCLKCGSNEYQISGCPKMQEGTTSNARPNTSGGSRPTVPARVYAIDDQPVPDSSEVVEGTLPIFHRLAKVLIDPGATHSFVNPSFMSGIDVKPVRLPFDLEVRTPMGNKKIIASLAYKNCEFWIGERKMLVDLISLDIKGYDVIIGMDFLGQYHAKLDCRVKVVEFCIPGEATLRFDVKGRLASSAMISGIRARKMLSKGAQGFLAFLINAPNDQVKLEDVLVVREFPDVFPEELKTLPPEREVEFKIDLVPGTAPISKTPYRMAPAELKELKIQLQDLLEKGFVKERKANVVADALSRKAQVVGLMVKEWDMLEEISGWNPRLEKLKILFENLSLKSPLLERIKEARKQTL; translated from the exons AtgagtgtcgccgaatatgaagTCCAGTTCACGAAACTATCCCGCTTTGCACCTGAGTTGATAGCCACCGAGCAAAGGCGTGTCcggaggtttgtgcagggaCTAAATGTGGAAATACAGGAAGGTTTAGCCGCTGTTCGAATAGACACTTTTGCCGACGCTGTTGAGAGAGCTCAACGGGTTGAAGTAGCTAGAACCCAAGTGAAATCTTTTCaggccaagaaaagatttgCTCCTAGTAGTAGTCGGGAGCCGACTTTTGGGAATGCCCTACCGGCCAAAGTGGGCCGAGGAATCAGTGGAGTGGCTAATCCTGGAGCACCACGAAGCACTCTAGCAAGAGGAACCGGGGCAAGGAATGCAGGGGGGAGAAATAATGGAGCTGGAGGGGGATCGATTGGAAGGGGACAATCTAGGAATACCTCGCAAGGAGGTCGAGCAATAATTCCTCAAGTGACCTGTGCATATTGCAAGAAACCTGGCCATACTATGGATGGTTGCTGGAGGAAGCAAGGAAAGTGCTTGAAGTGCGGAAGTAATGAGTACCAAATTTCTGGATGTCCAAAAATGCAGGAAGGGACTACTTCGAACGCTAGACCAAACACTTCTGGAGGGAGCCGGCCGACAGTTCCTGCCAGAGTGTATGCTATAGATGACCAACCTGTACCTGATTCCTCGGAAGTCGTGGAAGGTACTCTCCCCATTTTTCATCGATTAGCTAAAGTGTTAATTGACCCTGGTGCAACTCATTCATTCGTAAATCCATCTTTTATGTCTGGAATAGATGTGAAACCTGTTAGATTACCCTTCGATCTTGAAGTTAGGACACCAATGGGTAATAAGAAGATAATCGCTAGCTTAGCCTATAAGAATTGTGAATTCTGGATTGGAGAGCGTAAAATGCTAGTGGATCTAATCAGTCTGGACATAAAAGGGTACGATGTTATCATAGGAATGGATTTCCTAGGCCAGTATCATGCTAAACTTGATTGCCGAGTGAAAGTGGTAGAATTCTGTATACCTGGAGAAGCAACCCTGAGGTTTGATGTTAAGGGTAGGTTAGCATCATCTGCTATGATCTCAGGGATACGGGCGAGGAAAATGTTGTCAAAAGGAGCTCAAGGTTTCTTAGCCTTCTTGATTAATGCTCCCAATGATCAAGTAAAGTTAGAAGATGTACTAGTGGTacgggaatttccggatgttttTCCCGAAGAGCTAAAGACTCTACCGCCGGAAAGAGAAGTGGAATTTAAGATTGACTTGGTGCCTGGAACGGCTCCAATTTCTAAAACTccgtaccgaatggctcctgccgagCTAAAGGAGTTGAAAATCCAACTGCAAGATCTCTTGGAgaaaggttttgtgaaggaaa GAAAAGctaatgtggtagctgatgctcTAAGTAGAAAGGCCCAAGTAGTAGGGTTAATGGTTAAAGAGTGGGACATGCTAGAAGAAATAAGTGGTTGGAACCCTCGCTTGGAGAAACTGAAGATATTATTTGAAAACTTATCGTTAAAATCACCATTACTAGAGCGTATTAAGGAGGCCAGAAAGCAGACCCTATAA
- the LOC140005644 gene encoding uncharacterized protein, whose protein sequence is MKVLVWNCRGVGGPLTIPQLKEVINLHFPSVVFLAETKNQKTIIEKIQKQLKFNNCCVVNSNGKAGGLAMIWKEDIEVISIDQGTFFIGMKMKDSDSGCKWWLVGVYVSTDENTRKVQWKMIEQKKREWGEHWVLVGDFNDIRSGEEKWGGRRRHESSFKEFNRFIKENELVDLGFEGKPWTWCNQWEGEGKVKERLDRFLASVKWYQRFDRARCSHIENEASDHSICGDPTFP, encoded by the coding sequence ATGAAGGTTTTGGTATGGAATTGTCGAGGTGTGGGAGGACCTTTGACAATTCCCCAACTAAAGGAGGTGATAAATCTCCACTTTCCAAGTGTTGTCTTTTTGGCTGAGACAAAGAATCAGAAAACAATCATAGAAAAGATTCAAAAACAATTAAAGTTTAACAATTGCTGTGTGGTTAACTCTAATGGTAAAGCAGGAGGTCTTGCAATGATATGGAAGGAAGATATAGAAGTGATAAGTATCGACCAGGGGACTTTCTTCATAGGGATGAAAATGAAAGACAGTGATTCTGGTTGTAAATGGTGGCTGGTGGGAGTTTATGTGAGCACAGATGAGAACACAAGAAAGGTACAGTGGAAAATGATAGAGCAAAAAAAGAGGGAGTGGGGGGAACATTGGGTATTGGTAGGGGATTTTAATGATATCAGATCTGGGGAGGAAAAATGGGGAGGGAGGAGGAGACATGAGAGTAGCTTTAAGGAGTTTAATAGGTTTATAAAGGAAAATGAGTTAGTTGATTTAGGCTTTGAAGGGAAACCGTGGACATGGTGCAATCAGTGGGAAGGTGAGGGGAAAGTAAAAGAAAGATTGGATAGGTTCTTGGCTAGTGTCAAATGGTACCAAAGGTTTGATAGAGCTCGCTGCAGTCATATAGAAAATGAAGCATCAGACCATAGTatttgtggcgaccccactttcccctaa